Within the Gemmatimonadales bacterium genome, the region CGCCGGTACCACGGCACCAGCACCCACAGCCACGCCGCCAGCGCGACCGCGAGCGCGGCCCACTTCCACGGCGCCGCGTAGCCGCGCAGCGCCGCGAAGCCGAACAGCAGGAAGGCCAGCACCATCATCGCGATCGCCACCACCAGGCTCAGCCGCAGGCCGAGGATCAACGCCAGCGTGCGGTCGCCCCGCCGCTGGTCCTCGTCGAACTGGTAGATCTGCGTCAGCGGGTACAGGGCGGCGAACAGCGGACAGAATGCGACGATCACCAGGCCGTGCACCAGGTCCAGCGGCCGGCCCGTCGCCGCCCACCCGGCGTACGGCGTGAACGCGCCGAAGCCCCACATGTTGATGAGCCAGTCCACCCCCGCCACCGCCTTGAAGCGGAACGGCGGCACCGAGTAGGCCAGGCTCATCACGAAGCAGACGGCGTAGGCGCCCGCGGTCGCACGCGGCAGCAGGAACGCCAGCAGCTGGCCCGCCACCAGCAGGCCGAGCGAGAACTCCAGCAGCCGCGCCGGCGGGCGCGGCGGCGAGCGGAGGTAGCCGATGTCGCCCTCGTCCTGGTCGAACACGCTGTTCAGCGCCAGCGTGCCGCCGTTGAGGCACGCGACCCAGATCACCAGCACGAGCGCCGCACTGCCCCACCGCGCGCCGTGGAGGAACGGCACGAGGCCGACGGCCAGGACGACGCCGAGCAGGGTGTGCGCGGCCATGATCGGCCACTCGGCCGGCCTGAGGTGCAGCACGTAGGCGAAGGCGTCGCCCGGCAGCAGCCGGTAGCCGAGGCGGCGGAACAGGTTGCGGGTGCGCGCGGGGTCGGTCATCGGTCGCCGAAGCTCGGCGTACCGGTGGTGCGGAGGCCCGCCGGGCCGGCCGCCACCGGCTGCAGGGCTCGCCGCTCGGCGCGCCTCGCGCCGGCGCCACGGCGCGCGGTCAGATCACGAACGGGATCAGGCGCCTGGTGCGGCGGGCGTAGTCCGCGTAGCCCGGGAGCGTCTCCACCAGCTGCCGCTCCTCGCACACGATCCGCAGCGACGCCACCACGGCGACGACGACGCCCACCGCCAGGCTCAGCGCCGACAGGTGCGACAGCACGCCCGCCCAGATCAGGATCAGCACCGCGGAGTACTGGGGATGCCGCACCCAGCGATACGGTCCCTTCTCGATCACGGCGCCGCCGCGGGGCTCGGCCGTGACGCTGAAGGTCGCGGGCGGGAAGCTGCGCCGCGCCCACGCCGCTACCGCCAACGCCGCGACCTGCAGCACGATCACCACCGGCGAGCGGGAGAGCAGGTTCCCCGTGAACAACAGGATCAGGATGGCCGCCACGACGGCGGCGAACGCCCACTTCCCGACGACCCGGCACGCGACTCCCACCGTCGCCCTCCGATCTCCGAACCCGGATTGCGCCGCGCGTCACACCGCCGCCGGGCCGGCGAGCAGGCGGTGCGCGATCTGGAGGCCGCGCAGCGTCAGGTCCGGATGCACCTCCTCGATCTCGGACGAGTACTTCGCCACCAGCGCGGCGTAGCCGCCCGTCGCGATCACCTTGGGCACGTCGCGCGTCGGCCACTCCGCCTTGAGCCGCCGCACCAGGCCGTCCACCGCGTCGGCCGCGCCGTAGACGAGCCCCGCCCGGATGCAGTCCTCGGTGCGCCGGCCGATCGCCCGCGCCGGCGGCCCCAGCTCGACCGGCATCAGCTTGGCCGCGCGGCGCGCGAGGTTCTCCCCGCTCGTCCTCAGGCCCGGCGCGATGATGCCGCCCAGGAAGACGCCGTCGCGGGTGATGCAGTCGAGCGTCGTGGCCGTGCCGAAATCCACCACGATCACGTCCACG harbors:
- a CDS encoding type III pantothenate kinase; the encoded protein is QLFRQRRHRMVLALDIGNTEITLGLFDGDELERSWRLTTRPDQTPDEWAVVVRALFDQAGLDITEVTATVLASVVPSATEAVADALLIATGTTAQVIGPETPLPVKLDVEEPHTVGADRVVNTVAAMHLFRVDVIVVDFGTATTLDCITRDGVFLGGIIAPGLRTSGENLARRAAKLMPVELGPPARAIGRRTEDCIRAGLVYGAADAVDGLVRRLKAEWPTRDVPKVIATGGYAALVAKYSSEIEEVHPDLTLRGLQIAHRLLAGPAAV
- a CDS encoding methyltransferase is translated as MGVACRVVGKWAFAAVVAAILILLFTGNLLSRSPVVIVLQVAALAVAAWARRSFPPATFSVTAEPRGGAVIEKGPYRWVRHPQYSAVLILIWAGVLSHLSALSLAVGVVVAVVASLRIVCEERQLVETLPGYADYARRTRRLIPFVI
- a CDS encoding UbiA family prenyltransferase; protein product: MTDPARTRNLFRRLGYRLLPGDAFAYVLHLRPAEWPIMAAHTLLGVVLAVGLVPFLHGARWGSAALVLVIWVACLNGGTLALNSVFDQDEGDIGYLRSPPRPPARLLEFSLGLLVAGQLLAFLLPRATAGAYAVCFVMSLAYSVPPFRFKAVAGVDWLINMWGFGAFTPYAGWAATGRPLDLVHGLVIVAFCPLFAALYPLTQIYQFDEDQRRGDRTLALILGLRLSLVVAIAMMVLAFLLFGFAALRGYAAPWKWAALAVALAAWLWVLVPWYRR